The DNA sequence AGAAAACCAATTCTATAAAAGGTACATGCAAATTTCTGctaaaagaattatttatgcaaacaaaaGGTGGACTTGACGTAAAGGTCTCTGCCAAAGTTAatggttgtgaatgccttacTTTTTTTAGTTTACTGGTTGGCAGTTAAAATGAAACAACCCTATTAAATCTTGAAAAGAAGGTGATAGATGTTCTCCATGTAGAATACTGAAAATTCTCATAGGATTTATTTGACAATATTTTATATCTAAATTTATAACATTGGCTAAAGTTTTCTGTTCAATGTTGCCTCCTGGATATGAAAACAGCCCATAAATGCAGATTAAGCTAAATTTgggtaaattatataaatgaaagtTGACAATCTCTACacattttgatttttatcatgaatgataaatagtGTCTGAAACATTGGTACATGTTAATATCCAGCTTCTTTCACTTGGCAATTCAATCTGTGCGGAGATGTGAGGCAACAATCCTCTGTTACATGtccctctgttttgctcctgcTGCTACTTATTCACTCCATGGATGATTGGTATAACTGGAAGCATCGCTTAGGCTTATCTATTGAAGTTTTATAGCTCTCAtggattctagatgcttcaaaATTACCATGCCCATAATAAGTTTGTTTATGAAGTTCTATTAAGttgaacaaaaaatatttaaattgaatgcatCAGAagtaaacatttattttttttatttcgctttcagtatttttattattattatcaagatTTAGTCCACAGAAAGTCAAAATTTAGTACACACAAAGCAATCCATTTATTATAATTGTGTGTACATTATTATAGCTACATGCTTTTCAATAGTACAAAAAACTGAGATTTAGCACACATGCACAATATAGAAAGATAACAGTCATTACAAAGCTCATACCTGGCCTTAGTTCTTCCTTGTAAGTATTGATTTCAGTCTCCTGGAATATACCACCAACCTCACATAAATCCAATCATAAACCTTGTCTACAGATCGGAAATAAGaaattcttcttgattttttgaTCATGATGAACAGGATGAACATCCAGAAGCCAACAATGAATCCTGATGCAAGGCCTATATAAAGCCATAAGTCATCAAACCAATCTCCACGTTCATCTTGATTTCCTCCATGGAAAGAGCCTTGAGAAGGTGTCACATTAATGCAATTACTTAGAGGATATCCACAAAGACCATCGTTATAAAAGAAACCCGATGCATCTAAAGTCCGAAGTTGATTGCCTGATGGAATTTCCCCAGACAACTTGTTGTGTGACAAGTTCAGTTGACTGAGAAAATACAGAGCAGATATGCTCGGAGGGATGATACCAGAAAAGTTATTGCTTGATAGATCCAGTGACTGTAGCTGATTCATGTCACCAATGTTTTCTGGCAACTTTCCATTGAAAAGATTATTGGAAAGATTCAAGAAAATCAATCCATGAAGTGATGTCAATTCATCAGGGAATTTACCAGAAAGCCTGTTGCATGACAAGTCAATGTTTGTGACTAATAAAAGCACCTTTGTGTATTCCCTTTGCTGCCCCTTTGCGCTTATCACCAGAGACTCCAAGTGCTTGTATGTTGAACCATGTCTCGAAAAGCTTGATAGatcatatttaaaaatcaagagCTGAGATCTTCCACTGGGACTTTTGGCCATTGCTTTAAAACCTCCAAAAGTATGAAGGAAAATGACACCTGAGAGGTTGTTTTGTGCAAGATCCAGAACCTGGAGAGATGAGAGGTTTAATAATTGCTCTGGTATTGAACCTTCAAACAAGTTTGATCTCAAGCGAAGGAATACTAATGATACAAGACTTCCAATCCATGAAGGTATTGTACCAGAAAGCCTGTTTTCACCAATGTCTAGAACCAccaatttttttgcatttttcagCGGCAAAGGGAGATTTCCAGATAGACTATTCTTTTGCAAATGCAACGATCGAAGATTGGTGGCAGACACAATGGCTTCAGGAATGCTGCCAAAGAAATTGTTGttagataaattaataatttttaacaatgatAACTGATTCCAGCAATGTGGAAGTTCTCCAGACATGTTGTTGCTAGATAGATCCAGCATTTTCAAAATAGTGAGGTTACAGAGAAAAAATGGCATGCTGCCATTAATATGATTATGtgataaagaaagaaattcaaTCCAAGCAAAGCTTAATGAAATAGGACCAAATAAAGAGTTGTTACTTAGATCAATCATGGCCAAAGATGAAGAGTTCCAATCAGGTATCAAACCTTCAAATTTGTTATGGCTCATATCAATAATCTCCAAGGAGGAATGTTGCAAAGTAGGTAGAATTCCACTTAAATTATTATGCGATATATTGAGCAAGACCAAACCATTGGATGATAAATTCCAAAACCATGTTGGGACATTGCCAGAAATTTCGGCCTCTGATAGACAAAGATACTCCAGCCCTGTTTGAGTTTTAAGCCAAGCAGGAAACACAGAGCTTATTCTGCAAGAGCACATCATGATAGTAAGAGCATGGAAAGGAGGCACCCAATCGTTGGGCACATTAAGCTGCAGCAAATTATAGGAGAAATCCATGTAATACAAGTCTGTTAGATTTAGAAAATGGTGTTCAGTTAAAGTGCCAACAAATGAATTTTCCTTGAGCTGTAAGATTCTCAGATTAGCTAACCTACCTATGCTCTCTGGGACCCTTCCATTAAATCTGTTGTTCGCCAAATTTAAGTATCTCATACCATCCTTGTCCTCTGAAACAGAACTATTTCTTATGTAGTTCTCAGGGCAATTAGACAAGCCGTTCACAAGATCATCAATTGCTCCTTTtattaaattgctacttaaacGTAACTCCCGTAACTTGCATAAGTTCTTTATGGATTTTGGCAATATTCCACTAATGTTGTTCATTGATAGATCAAGCACCGTCAAGCTTGTGAGTTTTCCCATGCTCCCTGGTAGTTCCCCTGCAATCATATTTTGAGACAAATATAGAAACTGAAGGTGAATAAAATTCCCCATAGTTTCAGGCAATTTGCCTCTGAGATTGTTAACAGCCCCATCAAAATGCTGCAAAAGTGTGAGATTGCCAAAGGATTCAGGAATGGCTCCACTGATCATATTCTGTGATAAATCCAAATATTGCAGGTTTCTCAGGGCCCCAATGCTTGCAGGCATCAATCCCTGAATTTGGTTATTGGACAAATGAAACTCCACCAACTTCTGCAGCCTCCCGATGCTCTCTGACAACTTTCCAATCATATTATTAGACAAATCAAAGTACACTAAATTTGTAAGATTGCTCAGAGAATCTGGAATGCCTCCAATGAATTTATTCCATGACAAATCGAGTTTCTCCAAGCTACCAAGATTTCCAAAGGACTCTGGAATCACTCCACCAAAAGAGTTATCAGACAAGCTGAAGACTCTCAAGTAACTCAAGTGACCTACTGTGACTGGTAACTTGCCATACAGAGCACAACCAAAGAGATCAAGATGAATAAGGTTAGTGAGATTGAACAACCATTGAGGCAGAGTGATGTTCAGGTCAGAATTGTAAGAAAGATCAAGCACACGAAGAGATGTGAAGTTGAGATAATGAGGCAGATTAGTAGTAGCATAAATGCCACCACCTTGAAGTATAGCATTAGAAAGTTTCAACACACGTAGAGAGGGGAGCACACTGTTAATGTCAAGAAGCCAACCATGCACTTTGGAAAGGTTCCCTCCACTCAAGTCAAGATGATGCAAAGAAGTCATTCCAGAGAGCCAATGGAGGTCATTGGGttgtaaattataatttgaGCTAAGATCAAGATAGCGCAAGCAGGATAGGTTTCCAAAGGTATGAGGAATGGCACCACTGAATCCCGCATGGGAGAGATTAAGGTATTCAAGGTTGGCAAAAGAGCCAATGAAGTCTGGGATGTGGGAGTCATCGAAGTTGTTCATGCTCAAATCCAAGTGCTTTAAATGATGAAGCTGAATGAGAGAAGAGTTCAACTTACTTGGTGGCAAGTCATAATAATCAGAGATATAATTAGAAGGGTGCTGTCGGAGATCAAGCTTGATGACATGGCGGGATTCATGGTTGCAGCTCACGCCTTGCCATTTGCAACAGTCATGTCCGGTCCAAGAAGAGAACAAGCTTTGGTCGTCGCTCTGATTAATGCCTGCTTTGATGCTGAGAAGGGTTATCCTTTCAGTTTCAATGCAGCTAATTATACCATGGACATAACATGGAGGGAATACTGAGACAACAAGAATAGCAAGAAAAACAAACAGTGAGAGACAAGCCATGAGATCAAAGAGAGAAGCTCTCACAAATGTCTGTGGAGAAGCGAATGAATGGGATTAGATGAAATGCatgcattatattatatatataaagcagaTTTAAACAAGAGCAAAATGACAGCGAGGTCCTTGGGGAAGTTTCCCACATTCTAATATTCATGCAAAattactctttttttattattattattattattattattattatttattttattattttattttattactattatgttttttttccaacaTCACTTGGTCCAAAGGCTCACTTGGTCTCGAACGAGCTTGAGAGAGGTTAGACGAGTTCATCTCTCTCGCCAACAATGTGGTTCATCTGTCTACAATAGGACTATGTTTGACCACTCCACTATAAATGACAAACATGATTTTGTCTTTACGTAGACAAACTCTATTGATTTAACTACAATTTCGATCTAGTAaaagtgagttttttttttatatacgccAGTTTACAAATACTCCAAATTTAGGATGCGCAAAGAGTTGTAATGGAAGagaaacaaaagataaatagtttttattaaaattattatattttaatttattttttttaaaaaaaaagcttgtggatttaaaatattaatgatgcTTTTagcagtaaaaataaaaaataaaaatttgaaactgtTTTGGATCACGTGAAACAGAAACAAGGAATtcttagtcttttttttttaaaatcaatgttTCATATTCTTATGATTGTTTTCGTTTGTGGAGCacttatttgttttgattcaaaggtAATGTTTTGGGTCAAGTGAAACACTATAAAAAGAGAAACCATGCATGTTTCACATGTTTAAAGACGTGTTTGGTTTGTAAGGTCGGATAACATAAAAAAGTTATTGCACAAATCACTCCCATAAAATTTGGCAGGCCATTTGTGATGGGAACAAGtgcatattaaattaaaaaattaaagacatgAGTCCCTTCAAATTTTGAGTCTcccaaataaatatatgttatgaaatattatttaatgaatGCCTATTAATCAAAGACTTTTCCCAAAACTCtaaaatatttcatttctttaaactcttaaaattttgttacaTTCTAATTTGTCTTCTGATGTACTTTTTCTCTAATGCAtataatttatccatattttaaaaaaaatttttctttctttgaactCCTAAAATTCTTATAACCAGTTCACCTTTCCATGTTCCTTCATCTCCCCATGGTATGATGTTTTATGTGCTATATACTAGGTAGATGCATTGTATCCATATtctatacataaaaaataaagtgaatagttgcattttttttttgaggtaggGCGACAAACACTAACCCTCAGGGGCATACAGACAGAGAAATTTCTACAACGTCCTCTAATTGCCTATTTCTCATCTCTATTTTGGGTattgtgcttttttttcttaattttataacaatatatatatatatcctttccATACCTAAGATATATGAACGGTATATTTTGAAAGATTAATTTTCAGTATGTGCGCacatctttaatatatatagtgcTTATCATCTTTCGGGAAAAAAACTAGTAGTTTCTTCAAGCATACCGGTACACATTTGAACTGGTAGTCACTTGATTGATTCTTTATTTGCAAAAGCACTCAAAAAAGTTAAATGCCACTAGTAGTCACTTTGTTGattatttacttgtttatttatttttaataacactGTGTTGATTCTCTATATCCAAAAGCAATAGAGAAAGTGGAATGCAttgtcttatttttaaaattatatatttaataacacTTTATTGatacattttttttagataCGTTAATCATTCTTTCTACGCAAAagcaataagaaaagaaagttaaaaTGCGGCCGGTAGCCactttgttgatatatatatatatatatatctttgctGCTTTGCTCTATCCAAAAGCCATAGGGAAAGTTAAATGACATTGTgttattttaaagatatatatttcatcggattaaaataactaaagaaaataataaatattattaaatttgtacCATGTGGACAACCATTGCTTAGAGTGAATTGTCACGTGGCAATTGACAGATACAGGGTCAAAACTTTGCTCATAGTACTATTCATCAAATGTTTCTAATGCAAATACTATTTATAGTTTAAATGAGCCTCAAGTGGGGTTCCCTCTCTTTTTGGTTGCATAGTAAAAGAGGCTTATTAACTTGGTaagatttttgtaaattttttatatgtgcaTGTTACGCACTTTTATTGCCCCATATGACTTCTAGCCAAGTTAATAAGTCACTAGGGGTCAATAGTCCCACCGTAATAATGCAGCTCTGTATCCCCTTGTCCCTTAACAAACCTTTAAGTTAAGAGCACTTGTTGCCAAttgtcaaaaagaaaataataataataataataataataataataataatgtaccATCTGATAATAAAATACTAATCGCTCAACAAACCATTGGTAACCCAATGGTCTTGTTACCAAccagggacggaaccaagggggggctagCCCGGGCTAGCCCCCCCTCGGCCCCAGCGATCTCTTCATCGGGATGACGGAACCAAGCTCCTCCTCAACCGGCAGCCCCCCCTCCCTGTCCCCAGCCTCCATCCTTCCGGTTTGagagagaagaaggaaagaCTGGTTTGAGGTTTCTCTAGTTTGAAACTCAGGCTATggagagaagacaagcagtgTAATGAGGAGGTTCTTCACACGTGCCAACGTCCTGCACTTCTTTTTCACATCGGCAACCGTGAAGACTTGGGGTTTTGGAGATTATtgaacaaaatttaattaaagtattaaattaaaagcttgcttttattttgtggCTCGGTAAATGAAAAGGACCTTGGAAATgatgttttgtttattattattattattgtgataactatgttgatttttttgcccttttctttttattatatcaaGGAAATTGCATTTAATTGTTTCTAGGTTCCTAATAATTTTGGCttgaatgttttttaattattataatgaaatttGGTCTTTATAATTTagaaataacatttattttgcTCGGTAAAATTTACATGTTGATGATGTCATTGAGATAGCAATATGATATTATGATCAtgaatttcatattttgaaaatttttaacaatgtGTGGATATAATTTACTATAGTGTTAATTAGCATATATGTGGTATGTAGCATATTATACCACTCGGATGAATATTTTCGAGTATATGCATTTTGCacacattaaaatttaaattaaaaatcatttgtttaatCAACCCAAATTTTTATTACTCACATCAATCCTAGttaattgatataatataatttgttattatttcaattgGGATATggctttttaaaatacaattttaggttttatttaaaaatttaaaaaatattttatttttataatttaaattatgtaaaaaaaataaaataaaataaaatatttataaatatactaaaattttctaaaatttataaaaaaattccaaaaagtcTGAAAAGTTTGtgaagtttaaaaatttttatttttaagttctttataaattttagaaaattttagaaattatttatatatttagataatttagaatttttcaaCATAATGAATCAGAGCATAGCATCAATCTTGGCATCAAGTTTCTCTAGTTTTTCTGTTAACTTAGTTGAATCCGTGTCCGTGAGAtcctttatctatttttaaattggtttcaaatggttgtttttttttattttatctatttgcACAAATTTATTTCATAACATATAATATTAGTTATTAGCATATTattgtatgttattttattaaaaaaaattgattagcAATTAACCATGTCGAAGCCAATAAAGCGATACCCTAGAGATGAAATGATTAAATACCAACTCAAAATAATAACCATAAACTTAAATACCTAAGTGTTAACTCAAAGTAATAattagaaacttaaataatagtTATGTTAAATTGTCATACTATTTTGTATTGGAAACAATTGTTATGttgactaaattttttttatattttaccctCAGCCCCCTCCTACCAATAAGTTCTGGTTTCGTCCCTGTTACCAACCCGTGATGGTCAAAGTGCAAAGTAGACTCTAGGTCCACTGGTATCTCCTCATGTGATTTATAGAAGGgttaattaattactagatGTCTATAAATGACCATAAATGATGCACCACCATATTTATATGTCACTTACAACCCTTTAATATAAGCTACGTTTAcctcttttgttttaaaaaaaagaaaactattgGCTTTTTTTAGCATCTCATAATTTGAATAATGTACTTCATCTTGACAATGACAGGGTCTCTGAAGTTTTTGGTTAATAttcaaatgaagaaacaatattcattttttttaaaaggtggataaaccacttcaattaaaaaacaaacgGTTATAATGGACCCTCTCTCCCCAACTAAGAGAggtaaaaaaagaacaacaaaacaaggaaaagaagccaCAAGCAGTCGACCCAAAACACccaaaaaacaacaacacaaacaaaaggGCGACCCACAGAAGCACAAAAGCGAGGAAAACAAGGGCCTCCTCTAACCCCCAGCTACACATTGCCGTCTAGCCCGTGTTGTGATCTTGAGCCGCTGCTGGAGACGACGAGCCACCAGTCGCCTCCACATGAGGGCCAAAGAATTCCAGAATGCGCTGGATGGCGGAGATTGAGTCCTCTAGCTTCACTCAAGACCCCTCAACAACTGTAGATAACCATGATAGCAACATATGATCAATTTTCAACATAAGAGTATGTGCAGGCAGGGTAATATTGTTGAAAATGCAATCATTCCTAGTAAGCAGATATTCCATACAATTGCTATCACCACTAAGGCCCCTAACTCTCTAAAGGCTGGTCTTAATAACAATCTCCAAATATCCCAAAGAGACTGCAAAGACCTAGGCGGTTTCGGTAAGTGGAGAAGTCTCACAAAGAAATCCCATACCTTTGTGTATTCCCTTTGCTGCCCCTTTACACTCATCACCAGAGACTCCAAGTAATTATATGTGGATGGAAATCTATCAGAAAATGAAGTATTACTCCAAATGCTTACTTGATCAAATTTGGAAATCAAGAACTGGGATCTTTCACTGCGACTTGGGACCATGGCTTTAAAACCTCCAAAAGAATGAGGAAAAATAACACCTGAGAAGTTGTTCCGTGCAAGGTACAGAACCTGcaaagattagagttttaataaTTGTTCTGGTATTGAACCTTCAAACAAGTTTGATCTCAAGCGAAGGACAACTAATGATACAAGTATGCCAATCCATAAAGGTATTATTCCAGAAATCTTGTTTTCACCAATGTCAAGAACCACcaatttgtttgcatttttcaaCGAAAAAGGGAGATTCCCAGATAGGCCATTCTTTCACAAATGCAAAGATTGAAGATTGGTGATCACTCTGCAAGCAAAAGTAACTGCCATTGCTCTGCTCTGCCTCTGCTCTCCTCTGCCTCTGATCTTCTTTTCCTTCCCCCTCTTGCTATGGCAAGCGGGGGGTCAAATCCTCCAACCACTCCACCGTCCGCCCCTGCTCGCTCAACCCCCCTCTCATGGCCCAGATTGCTTCCAAACTCTCCACTACTCAAGAAAATTCTCCACTTCATAACCCCGCAGTCCTTAACAAACTCAAAGAGAACACTTCTGAATTCGTTAAGCTTGATAGCGATACTCTGGATTGAGCTTGTCTTCGATTTCAGTACTCTCTTTTCGGCAAGTTTTTCGGAAAGCCTCCTGCTTTTGAACAAGTCAAGAACATTCTCCTGAAGAAATGGGAAAATATTGGGGAAATCCTTATCTCAGACCTTCCGAATGGCTTTATCCTACTCAGATGCCCGAATCAATCTATGCTGCAGCATCTTCTCTCTGAGGGTGCTTGGACCATTAATGGCATAATCCTCCAACTGTCTCCTTGGCGGCTGTTTTTTGAGCCTACTTTCACCAAACTCATGACGGCAGCGATCTGGATCCAACTTCACAATTTACCCATCGAATTCTGGAGCGGAGACACCCTTGAAACCATTACTGGCCATTTGGGCAAACTTCTAAAAATTGATGAGCTTACCCTGTCCCTAACTAGAACCAAGTATGCCAGAGTTTGCATAGAATTGGATCTTTCCAAACCTCTAAGAAAGGGCTTCTGGCTTGGAGATGATCTCCATCGAGTGTTCATTGTTGTTCAGTACGAACGTCTTCCTACCTTTTGTTACACCTGTGGAGTGATCGGGCATGGATCCAACTCTTGCAGCCGCGCGTCAGCAATCGGAAATGCAAATGCCTCGTAGCCCTCTCGATCTCAACGAGGGAAGGAGGTAAGGCAGGAGCATTCTCCCTTGGTTGCTGATGCCGGAGCAGGTGGTATTTGTGACTCTTCTCTCCCGGCTAGTGTTTTCTGCGGCTTTGGTGAATTCTTCGACCTCTGTGGTTGATTCGGACTTTGGGCCTTGGTTACTTGTCTCTCGCCGGCGAGGTCCTTCCCGATCCCGCGGCGGTAGTGCTCACACTCCCACCGTGGCTGAGGGTTCGGCAGCCGCGCCGAGACAAGACGTTCAGTCTTCCTGAGGCGCTTCTGTTCATTGCTTACGTGGCGGGCTGCGTGGGGGCGCTAGTGGGCGGCGTCATAATTCCAATGCCACTTCGCACGTTCCCCCGGGCATGGTTGCTTCTGATCCCCCTGTCAGACCTGACATTGCTGCCTTACCCGTTACACTACCACAGGCTTCTGGGGACTATGAATCGCATCCTTCCAATGTGCATCGGGACTCCCTCCCCCCCTGTCCAGCCCCCTCCTGTCATTTCCCACACCTATTTGGAGATAACCCCTCTAATCACTTAACCTCTAATTCCCTATCCCAAGACATCTGTGCCGTTGGATCGTAGACATCGGTCTCCCCCTCCTGTTCTCTTGACTTCCATTACTGAAGACTCTATTCTCAATGGTGCAAACCCTAACCCGGAGCACTCCATGATCGTTGGTCGGGTCTCTAATGCCCTGGATGATGGTACAATGGAAGAAGACAGTGGCTATGATGATGAGGCTTCTGAGGATTCAGATGATCAAATgtctgaagaagaagaacctgaCGATCATATGACCCTTGACCAATATCAGGAGGAAGCCTGACGCGTTGCTCTCATTCGCAAGGGTGCTATCCTAGATGTTGAATCCCAAAAGAAGGGACGTTTGGAGATGGGTGAACCCAGCAATCCCTGACTTCGTCTTCACTAATATATCCTTTTTCAGGGAGTTATCTTTGTCTctcttgacttttttttatatgactgctaaaaaaatttgttgctgGAATTGCAGGGGCTTCTCATCCCGAGAAACCCTTGCTCGCATCCATCGTCTTATTCATCAGAATGATGTCGCTATATTGTGCCTCATTGAAACCAGAGCTAACTCTGATCGGCTTGGTAAGTTCTGCTCTAAACTCTCTAGGTCATGGGATTGGGCTTCCATCCTTGCTGAGGGCTACTCTGGTGGCATTTTTGTTTGTTGGAAGAAGGGCTTGGATCTGGTCACCCCTATTGCTTTTTCTCTCCGCGTTCTTCATTTGGTTATTTCCTCAAACTATTTCTCCACCTCCATTATTTCTATTGTTTATAATTCTACTCGTTTTTCTTCTCAATGTATGGTTTGGA is a window from the Dioscorea cayenensis subsp. rotundata cultivar TDr96_F1 chromosome 2, TDr96_F1_v2_PseudoChromosome.rev07_lg8_w22 25.fasta, whole genome shotgun sequence genome containing:
- the LOC120273598 gene encoding receptor-like protein EIX1 produces the protein MACLSLFVFLAILVVSVFPPCYVHGIISCIETERITLLSIKAGINQSDDQSLFSSWTGHDCCKWQGVSCNHESRHVIKLDLRQHPSNYISDYYDLPPSKLNSSLIQLHHLKHLDLSMNNFDDSHIPDFIGSFANLEYLNLSHAGFSGAIPHTFGNLSCLRYLDLSSNYNLQPNDLHWLSGMTSLHHLDLSGGNLSKVHGWLLDINSVLPSLRVLKLSNAILQGGGIYATTNLPHYLNFTSLRVLDLSYNSDLNITLPQWLFNLTNLIHLDLFGCALYGKLPVTVGHLSYLRVFSLSDNSFGGVIPESFGNLGSLEKLDLSWNKFIGGIPDSLSNLTNLVYFDLSNNMIGKLSESIGRLQKLVEFHLSNNQIQGLMPASIGALRNLQYLDLSQNMISGAIPESFGNLTLLQHFDGAVNNLRGKLPETMGNFIHLQFLYLSQNMIAGELPGSMGKLTSLTVLDLSMNNISGILPKSIKNLCKLRELRLSSNLIKGAIDDLVNGLSNCPENYIRNSSVSEDKDGMRYLNLANNRFNGRVPESIGRLANLRILQLKENSFVGTLTEHHFLNLTDLYYMDFSYNLLQLNVPNDWVPPFHALTIMMCSCRISSVFPAWLKTQTGLEYLCLSEAEISGNVPTWFWNLSSNGLVLLNISHNNLSGILPTLQHSSLEIIDMSHNKFEAIVSATNLRSLHLQKNSLSGNLPLPLKNAKKLVVLDIGENRLSGTIPSWIGSLVSLVFLRLRSNLFEGSIPEQLLNLSSLQVLDLAQNNLSGVIFLHTFGGFKAMAKSPSGRSQLLIFKYDLSSFSRHGSTYKHLESLVISAKGQQREYTKVLLLVTNIDLSCNRLSGKFPDELTSLHGLIFLNLSNNLFNGKLPENIGDMNQLQSLDLSSNNFSGIIPPSISALYFLSQLNLSHNKLSGEIPSGNQLRTLDASGFFYNDGLCGYPLSNCINVTPSQGSFHGGNQDERGDWFDDLWLYIGLASGFIVGFWMFILFIMIKKSRRISYFRSVDKVYDWIYVRLVVYSRRLKSILTRKN